The nucleotide window GGTATTATGGTCAAAGTATGGGACATGTGGGAGTGCCAAGTCCAATGGAAGGGTTGTTTAGAATTTAGGGTTCAGAATTTTTTTTGCATTAAGGGTATCATGGCCAAATTATGAAATATGTAGGGGTGTCAAGTCCAATGGAGGGGGTGTCGGGTAGATCCTCagagtttttggtgtgttttacGTTTTTTGCTAGAACATGGGTTGCCTTGTTGTTTCTTTTCTAGCAAAAGACACCATAACACTTGTAAGCTTTTTCATCTTCTTAAGCATGTTATTTTTTAGCATACCCGAAAGAGTTCTATGGTTTTCACTATTGTTTATCATTGTTGCGTTAGCAGGAAAAGCATGTTTTACAATTATCGTATCTACAGAGACCAGTGGGTTCGAAGACAGAGTAGTATTGATTTATTAGTCTAAGTAAGAAAAGGATTTTGTCTTTGATGTGATGcgcaaaaattaaatgaaaagaaACTAAATAACATAAAGTAAAGTTGGAGATGTCCGTGTTAACAGTGAGAATGCTTGTTAGGGATAGATTTCATCATTACATATCTATCACACACATCCATAGACAATAATAAAATTCTTTACTCAGTGTATAATACTACCACATGTTACCCATATGTGTATATTCTTTCAGTCTCCATGTTGTGAGATCAGTACCTAATAGAAAAATATTCATTACTATTAACCAACACTGAGTATTAAGTTCCAACAGACACAAAGGAGCGAAACTCCACATTGATCCTGCTACAATGTGTGTGGATATTGAGTCTATACCTATGTCTAGACTTGGTACTCAATCATTAATTATCTTAAATCTAGTAATGACAAGCACCTTTCAATGTCAAGTCACACCATGAAAACACGTTTTAGCTTGCAAAGATAAAACAAGCATTAAAATTACAGAGTCACCGACATTGCAACATGAGTAGATTTAGATTGAACACCGTGACTTATATAGTTCATAAATTTAATGACTACATCTAACTCcaacaataaaaaatttaattacgcTTACACATGGTTAGTGCAACAACTGGTCTTTTCAGAGACGTCCACTTCATAAACAGGATCTGCTCTGTCACCTGAGCAGTGCTTCCGCCTTCAAACTTCCTTTCTCATCCTCATAATGTAGCAGAGTGAACCTACTCTAATTATGTACTCCTCCGATCCATTGAAACTCCTTTTGCACTGAACTAAAAACTTCTATTTATTTGCAAAACTTTGAGCATCGCGCTGGGTCCACTATTTTCTCGCCCAACGCGTCTACCCTGCTTAAACATCCTAACCAACCAATTTTTCTTCTTTAGCAAGCAAAGCTTGCATGTCTTCCATGTGTCCTTGGCCATTTTTTTCTCGCCCAGCGCACCACCCTCTCGACTAAAGCGCCTGTACATGGGGCCTAACCAGCCTTAATTCTTCAGATTTTTCTTCTGCATGTTTTCTTCATTCTGATTCGTGGttttccaattttcttctttCTTAGTCTTGAAATTTCTGTCACCACAAAAGAAATTCATCTATGCCAACACAGATATGTCTTAGATATTTTAGATGACCTTTGACTTCTAACTACCAAACCAACTCCAACTCTCATGATCAAAGACTCAAAACTCCCTTATGATACATCTGTTCATCCTCACGATCCTACTATTTTTGGTCGCCTCATTGAATGATTTATGTAATGCAACATCTCATCCAATTTATGCAAAATTCAACAACCAATAATTAGGATGTTGTTCTTCCAATTGTGTGCCACATCAAAAATGACCTTGAAATAGTCGTTTTTATATCCTATGACTCTCTTATTCACCTCCAGGCCTTGAGTGACTCTGATTTATCTACATGTTCTGTTTTCATCGTTTAACAATAAAATTTTGCATTTTATCATCTTTGATCTCATAGTGGTCCAAGAAGCAAACTAATACTTTacactcttcatcagaagttgaataCATAGCTCTTACTTCTACAACTCGTGATCTCATTGGCTTACTTTCTACTCATGGCCGTTTTTGAGAGCATGCAAGGCGAGCTACTACATAGGACCTCCAATTTTTCACAATTAAATCGTAataaatagggcctcataaacATTTGTCGCTATTAAAATGTAGTAAAATAGGAACTCTAATTCTTTTGTCATGGTTGAACCATATAACTAACCTACATATGTCCTCGGAAAACTTAAGACGGCTCTGTACTACAAGATCTCCATCTCACTTTCAACAAACTTTCCATCTTATACCGTGATAGCAACTCTACCCGACATATTGCAATGAATTCAACTTTTCATAAACGTATTAAACATTTAGATATTGATTtccataaatatataaaatttgaatAGGCAGACACATAAATATTAATGTAGATATATATTACACACATACATATGATTAATTTGATAAAGCCCTCACTAACTAACAAAGCATTTCTGAGAGGACTATGACCACTTAGACATTATAAAAATATCTTCTGGTTAATAGAACTTTTGATGCACTGCAATTGATTGACTGTTCTGCATGCTAATTTTCATTTAACAAGGCACGATTTGGCGTTTCGACGGTCTCTTTAACCCAAGAATAACAAGGACCAATCCAAGATAATCATAATTGTAAGAAACTTCAAGCAGTTGAAACTTGTTTGCTGTCCAAGGTGGATACCTATACCAAAAATCAGTTAAGAAACTTCTTCTAACAATAGCTTTCTGGTGACTGAATGTATCAAAGGAGAATTTTCCATGGTACATGCCGAATCCACTCGCACCTACTCCTCCAAATGGTAAACTATCTGCTGCATACTGCACACAACAAATTATGCATTCGAATCAAACATTAATATAAAGCggtaatgcaaaaaaaaaaaaaaaaagcaaagttattattattacttgaaGAATTGCATCATTGAAAGTAACACTGCCAGACGATGTTTCTGATATCATTCTGTTCTGTAGTGTTTGGTTTTTGGTGAAAACATAAAGGGCAAGAGGTTTAGGCCTAGAGCTTATGAATTCAATACTGTCTTCAATTTTCTCCACCTACAAAGGAATTTAATTTAGAGGAAAAAAATTGATGTGGTAGGGATATAGGCTATATTTGCATGAAATGAAACTTACAGTGATAATTGGAAGTAATGGGCCAAAAACTTCATCTACCATTATTGCTGCATCAAGTGGTGGATCCACCAAGATTGTTGGCTCAATAAATCTGCACATATTTTACtacattatttatttctttagTATCGACATGTATCAGTATCAAATATCAACATGACACATACACATGTGATTCGTTTGATTTtgctgttttttttaataattattggtGTCGATGTGTTAGTGTCTGTCGTTGTAGTGTCAGATGACTATGTAAGTAATAATATGTGAAAGGGAGGGTGTTAATTACAAATTCTCTTCATCCACTGAGCCACCATAAACCACAGATTCTTTAACTTTGGGATCAataagaagtttcttcaatctaaCTAACTGTTGTTTATTAACTATCCTTGCTATAGTATTTGAATGTTTTGGGTTATCTCCAAACATTTTCTTGATCCACACCTTCATCAATTCcaccttataaaaataaaataaaataagattaagCTTAATGAATTGAATATACTTTTCAAAAACTTAGTGAACCAAAAAACTTGAATTCTAGAGATTTACCAGTTTTGAACAATAACTCTTTTCCACAATAACATAATCAATTGCTATGCATGCTTGACCAGCACAAGTCCCATATTTTCCCACAATAATCCTCTTCACAGTAACCTTATAATCAATCACCAGAAAGTGTTACTACATTACTAATTAGAATTAATAATAACTTAATAAAATGTAAAATGAATTAACTCAATCACCTCTAAGTCCCAAGAAGATGAAAGTGAGTCCACGACTGCTGGACATTTTCCGCCCAACTCGAGCGTTACAGGGGTCAGGTGCGTCGCAGCAGCAGACATCACAATGCGCCCCACGCGTGCACTACCTAATAttagtatttaaaattttaaataattcttcATCGAAATTTTTGACAATCACAATCTCAtaatcaagttttaaataaaGATATGTGACCGCGCACACCGCAACTGATATTTAAAACCCTGCTCAAAACTTAAATGAAGATGTTGACCTGTAAAGAAGATTTTGTCCCATTTTTGTTGCAATAACAGCTGGGATTCCTGTGGTCCCCCTTCAATAACTTTAATGGCTTTATTATCTAAGTAAGTAGCAATACCAGAAGCAAGTAAAGAGGAACATGATGCAGACAACTCTGAAGGTTTCAACACTGCTGTGTTTCCAGCTGCTATTGCTCCTATCAATGGCTCCAAAGACAATCCTGCGTTTTTTGTTTGGTATAATAATATCATTATACTACTAAAACAAATATTGCGTTGCTAGCTTATGCATACGAGTTCGAGCTCAGTGGTAAGAGTTTGACTTTGCAACGGTAAGAATTGTATATAATGATGACTTACCAAATGGGAAATTCCAAGAAGAAATAATGAGGACAAGACCAAGAGGCTCATGAACAATTTCTGCACTTGTTAGCAATGCTAATGCTGGTAGGCTAGCCTGcatcaaaataaatttttgatACAGTTAAACCgtagttaaaaataatttcataaaatatttgtcaccGTTAAATCATAATAAAATAGAATTGCTATATACGCAAAgcctaaaaaaaaaacttaagacAACAATggttcatattttttaaattggTTTTCCATGATTGAAATTATTATGACAAATTTGTGGCAACAGAGCAAGGATCTTACATTCTTGCTTGACATCCAATCCTTCAGACACTTTATTGCTAGATTTAAAGTCTTCACCAACGTTCCTATCTGTAAATACAACATTGCAAAAAAAGGTTCATTCATTATATTAAGTACAATTATTTTGCAGCATACAATTAataaaaaagttgatttttttcatttatttcaatttttttctcatTTCACACATTTATTTTCAGAGGGCAGTAGAGGGTCCCATGCACATTTGTGGCATACTTAGAGCTTATCCCTGGCCCTGCTAGTTAAAGGCGTTACTgacaaaaattgaaattgaaatcccTATGTTCGAATTTTACTGCATTTACAATATTTATGATAGTTGGATCAAAATTTGAATTATGAATTATGATTTaacataaatttaattttaaaattaaaaaaattaaaaaatattagtattagAATTTAAATCGTCCAATTTTAATTTGATGATCACATAAGTATAAGTGTGAAAATGCAACTTTTCTTTGAGCGCTTAGAATTGCAACACATGAAAAATAGGCTTTAaatcaactatatatatatatatatatatatatatatatatatatatatatatatatatatatatatctggtTAAGATGTCAGTATTTACGGTATATTTGTACttttttttagaaattgaatTTAAAACTTACAAAACTTTGACTTCTTTTTTTCAACTACTTCAGAACTCAATTTTTTGGATTAATCAATTGTGTGGATTGAAATTTGTGTCTGgattaatcaaaattattatgcttttgttcatgtactttactttttcatttgtttgtttttttaggcATTTCACTTATGATATATCTTGTGCTATCTGTTTTATTCCTTTGTACTTTATTTGGGGATCTAACcatttatcattaatatattattttatatttaataaaaatggttttaatttttcatattttttgagTTTATCATAGTTTATATTAGATCATTTCGAATAAAGAatattttgcctataaataattgtgttcatttgaaatatttaaattaagcaataaaagaaattgaaagaacaTAATTGTTGATGGTAAAACAGATCCGATTTGTTGAGCAAATTCGTTTTGCCCACATTTTAGTCGAAACAGATCAAGTATTTAGGCTTGTACTCTCTAATGTACTCACCCCACTCCACCCCATTTCTTTTTTAGGTACatacattaatataatttttttgcatTTCTAAGTTAAAAAATGTGCATTGTTTTACATATATGaagtaatatttaattattaataatttgtcaATAAAAAATGGCGTTTGTTATATTATAAGGTTAGTAAAAGAAGTGCTTAATAAGAGAGAAGCGAGGGGGAAAAACATGTAGAaactctctttctttttcatctgcAAACATTTTAAAATAGGAAATCATATATTAGTTAGttattaataaaagaaatataaCTTACTCTTTATATAATATATACATTTTTCTACATTGAGATGTCATCCATTTATCTTTTAACATATGATCAAagtcaaatgaaaaacaaaacttgAATGATGTAGATTCGAAAGTAATACTTATTATATATtgacattaaaaaaatataaattaataagaaATAAAACATGAAACCtacttaaaaaattcaaaaatgtgAATGCAATTACATGCATGTTCACCAAACATTTTACTTAATTTTTAGtgacaaaatatgaaaatatatctattggGATATATCTTAAAGGTATAAAAACTGTCATGTTAAATTAAATCAATCGACAGTTACATAGAAATATGAGTTGCAGTAGATTCGTAGATTCGAATCTGCGATATTTTACTTAAGAACGGATTCTAGCCGATAGATTAGTTGACAACAAAAATTAAAGTTTAGACATGCATACCTCGTCTCTAAAAGCTTCAACTCTATGTTTCCCTAAATCTTGCATGAGAGCTTTGAAGATATCACTCTCTTTTTCCATAAGAAAACGACGCAACCCTTTTAGTTGTGATTCTCTCCAAGATGCTTCCTTTGTTACTCCACTCCTAAAATATTCTCTCATatttttcatctctctctctaCACTTCCCATCTTTGGAAAAATATTATGGCCACAACACAACTCTATCTTACCATCATAATATATTCTCTCATATTTATATATCTCTCTTAGCTAACTAAATTCGTTGCCTGGTTCGGTTTCATAAAAGTGAGAGGGGCCTATTCTATTTTCTTGTCCACATGTTTTTAACCATTACTATGCAGCTAgctgtgttaattaattaattacttctCACATCTTTTCATATTGATACCTACAACTAACATTAAATACCAAACTAGAAGTCTAGAACCCACCTTCTATCCTTTATTTATGACTTTGTGAAGCACCTTTGGTTAGAAATTTGAGAAGGAAGTAAAAATATGGGATGGGAAATGAGTATTACAATTGCCTTtcttaaaaagtaaaaatatggGAGATGAGTATAGACTTGTCTTTCTTAAAAAGTAAAAATAGGGAATGGGAGATGAGTACTACACTTAGTCCATTTTAATTATGGGATGgagtaatatataattaaatatcttttctatttttttctttatcttttgtcTACTAAGTTTTAAATACCTGCCAAATTTATAGGCATAAAAGAAATAACAGTTTGAGACAGGATTTTAAAAACCGGATCGAAATGACGGTCAAATTGGAAATTAGAAGGGTCGCCGATTCTAATTATTTGATTGTTggatcaaatatgatattgaatgTGTGGGAACCGTCAAAAATCAGTAAAAATCGATGAATCGGCGGTTTTGGAAAACCGCAGGTCAAATGGATGCTTTTTTCCTCAAAAACTCGACgtctttttaagaattttttaaaaaatatataattaaaatataattagactttattcaaaacTTATTTGGAACAATTTTTCTTCGTTTTTGATTAaacataattcaaaatttatttaaatttatattttgtattattttgttcgGAGTGATCattttatttagaatttaaatttaaaaaatgaacatataatattatgatattttaatgttcgggatgtgttggaacatatgGCCAGCAACGACGGTTTGATCTTCGGTGATGGTTGAGAAAAAatgggttgtacctgcaagatactctaatgccaaagtaagaaagagAACAAATGTACAAAAGAAAGTATGAGTTTTGGGCAAAGTTTGGAATACCTTGCCCTCTAGGAGTACATAGCTATTTATAATGTTTTCTTTGAGGTGGACTAGGTCGTCCTATCTTTGTGGGCTTGGGCTTGATTTTTGGGCCCCGAATATAGGAATCAGTCGAAAAGGTGGTTAGCGAGCAAGGGGAATTATCCGTTGGCGGGGACAGAGGTCCAGCATGCTCGGATATTCCAGTGTTGTAGGAAACCCATTGCTGAGTCCTGCTCGGTCGAAGGGGATGTTCATCGTCTCCTTGCTCTAGAGTGGGCCAACGCTTATTGGACCTCTTCACACTAAAAACTGGGTTTGGCCAATTAAGACAATTGGGCTAGTCCAaaacatttaaaattttataggTGTAGTGATATTTTTTAGAAACAGAATCATTCGATTtgaccgatttaataaatatataatttaattgttGAGACTAGTTTATTCAACTGAGTTATCCGGCTTAATCTACTTTAGTCATGCGGTTTGACCAATAAACTAGTGACTCAATATCCTCACTAGTTTAATGCCCggtacaattttaaaaaaattggtttgaaTTGAAAATTATGTATCTTACATTATAAACCTACATTGGAGACACCATGTTTTGCCATGTTaagaaaaaaggatgaaaaaaataaatgaatataatagtaatataaaaatataaccttAAAACAAGGATTGGAAATCTCATTGGTCCACAATTTTTCATTCAATTTCCCTCCAACATAACAAAGCTTTGGTTCGTACACTTTCAAACATTATTAACACTTCTCTCTCATAACCCATTTGAAACTACTCATTGTTTTTCTGCACAACGTGTTCATCTTCATCGAAAACCCGGGTAAGACTCTTCCTCATCTTTGCATCTAAGGTAACATCCCTCATCCTTTATTTTTCGGTTGTGAACGCATTTAACTTTCTTCCTCATATTTAGTTTTGCTTCATAAAAATGCATACAGAGTTCATGGCTTTTATAAGGATTGTTCATGGCTTTAACATACAAAGTTCTAATGTCGTTTACCTAGTTTATGAGATAGAAAATGGATGTTTTATATACTTTTCTGACTTTTCATATTAACTGTAATGTTGTATTGCTGCATACTTTGTTGTTTACCCATTTTCCTTACCTTTTAACTATTAATCCttgacttttcatacttttctgactttttttcttcataaaattcaTACTTTGTTAAGTTCCTCTTTTTAGGGTTTCTCCATAAAACTGTTTCGTTTAAAAAAGTCTTCCATTTATTATCTTTACAGAGTTCTCATGCCTTTTAGAAGGATTGTTCATGGCTTTAATCTATTACACTCAGTTTATGAGATAGAAAATGGATGTTTACATATTTTGTAGATTTTTCATATTAGCTGTAATATTATATGGTAGCATACTTTGTTGTTTACCGATTTTCCATGCCTTTTAACAATTAGTCCGAGTTTATGAGGGGAAAAATTATGTCTTTTCATACTTTTCTGACTTTTTCTCTTCACTGCAATAGTATATGGTTACATAGTATGTTCTTGACCGATTTTTCATGACTTTTACCTATTAGTCCGAGTTTATAAGAGGAAAAATTCAATCTTCACAAAATTTTATGAC belongs to Vicia villosa cultivar HV-30 ecotype Madison, WI unplaced genomic scaffold, Vvil1.0 ctg.002896F_1_1, whole genome shotgun sequence and includes:
- the LOC131640016 gene encoding aldehyde dehydrogenase family 3 member F1-like codes for the protein MGSVEREMKNMREYFRSGVTKEASWRESQLKGLRRFLMEKESDIFKALMQDLGKHRVEAFRDEIGTLVKTLNLAIKCLKDWMSSKNASLPALALLTSAEIVHEPLGLVLIISSWNFPFGLSLEPLIGAIAAGNTAVLKPSELSASCSSLLASGIATYLDNKAIKVIEGGPQESQLLLQQKWDKIFFTGSARVGRIVMSAAATHLTPVTLELGGKCPAVVDSLSSSWDLEVTVKRIIVGKYGTCAGQACIAIDYVIVEKSYCSKLVELMKVWIKKMFGDNPKHSNTIARIVNKQQLVRLKKLLIDPKVKESVVYGGSVDEENLFIEPTILVDPPLDAAIMVDEVFGPLLPIITVEKIEDSIEFISSRPKPLALYVFTKNQTLQNRMISETSSGSVTFNDAILQYAADSLPFGGVGASGFGMYHGKFSFDTFSHQKAIVRRSFLTDFWYRYPPWTANKFQLLEVSYNYDYLGLVLVILGLKRPSKRQIVPC